The sequence CGGAGCCCCCGGGCCCCTGACGCTCCCATGGCGTCGAGATAATCCTCCGGCCGCAGGACTGAGAGGAGGAGGATTGTAACATCCCGGTTCAGTTCCATGCGTGGATTATAAAAGACCGGTCCGCCTCCCGGCGGGAACTGAAGATGAGGATCTTGCCTCGGCACGAAAAACCGGGTTCTACCCTCCGTAACCTCAACGATATCCATTGCTTCCGGAAAGGTGGATACTCGATACCCTTATACCTTCTCATGAGTAATACTATTACTCCAGTCTGTGGGCTTGTGGCCTAGCCAGGATATGGCGTCAGCCTCCTAAGCTGAATGCCGGGGGTTCAAATCCCCCCAAGCCCGTCCGTTTTCCCGTGTTCTCTCAAGAGAAAACCCTCTGGTTATTTATCGATAGCCTGGTAACCTAACTATCCGAAAATGAGCGCAACAGCCTTTATCAGGATAACTCGCCCGCACAACGCCGTCGTTGCGGGGTTTACCGCGCTCATCGGGTACCTGGTCGCCACGGGTACCCTCACGCCGCCGTCGCTCCTGCTTGCCGTGGTGGTGACGCTCATAACCGCTGCGGGGAACGTCGTCAACGACGTCTATGACCTCGAGATCGACCGGATCAACCGGCCCGATCGACCCCTCCCGGCAGGACTGATCACTCTTTCCGGTGCGAAAGCCTACGCGGCAGTTCTCTTCATCGGCGGGCTTGCCGCCGCCGCCCTGACGACAACGCTCTGCTTTGCCATTGCTCTCGTAAACTCAATAATCCTGGTAGGATATGCCGTCTGGCTGAAGCGGACCCCGGGTATAGGCAACGTCGCGGTCGCCTACCTGACCGCGAGCGTCTTTCTCTTTGGTGGAGCGTTTGAAGGTATTGAGGGGCTCATTCAGAACCTCTCGCTTGCAACGATCACGTTCCTTGCGACCATCGCGCGGGAGATTCTCAAAGACGCCGAGGACGTGGACGGAGACGCTGCCGGAGGGGCACGCACGCTTCCTATGCTCGTCGGCGTCCAATGGACGGGCCGGCTCGCGCTCGCCTGTGCCTGCGGCGCAGTTCTCGTGAGCATTCTCCCCTTCGGCGACTGGTGGGGTCTCTTTTATCTTATCGCCATCGCGATCGTCGATATCGTCATCCTCTTTGGGGCGGCCCGGGGAGCGAGGTGCACGACGCCGGCATGTGTCCGCACGTCAAGGGCTACATCGATCTTACGGGCCGGAATGTTTGCTGCACTCGCGGTCTTTGCGGTTGCTGCGATCATCTAAGTTTCGGCAGCGCTTTTCCGCTTATCGAGTGGGCGGAGCGGGTGCCGGATATTCAGGTCAGCAGGAATGAATCTCTTGCGGGAGTTTAAGCCCGGGTGTTGTGACCCTGGCCTTTTGCCTGCGAACGCCCGGATGAACTCTGGCCGATCCGGAAAAATGCACTGATCAATTTATCTGATCCTAAATAGAGTTATTATCGCGGGAGATCCTCATGAAAGTTTACCGGCACGGGGACACGTACATCGCACCTAAAGGTTCCTTTTTTGACGGAAACGTGAAGATAGACGGAAATTTCATCGTCCCTCCGGAGACGCATATCTGGGGCAACGTCGTGGTTGCCGGCCGCTTCGAGCTCGGCCCGTGCTCAACGGTCGGTGGTTCAATCAAAGCCGAGAGTATCGTTGTCGGCCACGATGCCAAAATAAAAGGGCCGGTTTGTGTTGAGAAAACCGCCACGATCTGCGACAATGCGCGGCTCCATTCAATCCAGGCGGGAGGAAACATCATCCTCCGGCCAGGGGTCAACGTCGGGGACGTCAACAGCGGCGAGACAATCTTTGTCTTTGGAAAGGTCGGAAGCGTTCGCTTATTCGGAAGGGCCGTGAAGGTCTACGGGACCTGAAACGCGCTCAAGGCCAAGCAGGGCGACATCCCTCACCGCCGCCCAGTCCGCTATCGTCTCCACACATCCATCTTTTAGGTTCACGACGCCCATAGGGGTGATCCCAATCTTATCGCACATATCGATCCCGTCTTTTACCTCCGTGAGGCAGCCGACGCCGATGATCGCCTGTGGATGATACTTCTTGACCATCCGCTTTATGAATGTCGAGCCCGGGACGATGAAGACTCTATATCCGAGCCCTTCCAGCCAGGCTGTATTCTCCCCGACTGCACAGCGACCGCAGTTCCGGCATTTGAGACCTTCTGGTGTCAGGTTTGCCGGACACTGCGCCGATCGCAGGCATTGAGGGAGGAAGACCGCCCGCTGATTCACGGGGGTCTCCGAGAATGCCTTTGTGTTCATGGTGTTTCGGAGAGTTATGAAGAACGTGACGAGATCCCGATCATCCAGACCGAGGAGTTTGCAGAACGCCTTGACGAGCCCTTCGAGGAGGACCAGGCCCGGTATCAGGATCTGCGGAAGGTAAGATTTCCCTCTGGTGATCGATGCGGTGACGATGATGGCGAGCGCTATCGCGGCAAGCAGCATTCCGAGGATGAGGAAGAACGTGATCTCGCCGATGGTGGTCATCAGCTGGATCCAGAGGTTGGATTCAAAGAGTGTCATGATCTGGTTGTCTCTATAAACTGGAAGGACTTTGCGTACGGGGGTCGCAGGACCCCGATCTCGGTGATGATGGCATCGACAAGATCGAGGGGCGTGGCGTCGAAGGCGTAGTTGAGCACCCTGACGTCGTCGGGGACGAGTTGTCGGTCGCCACAGTACGCGAGTTCAGCGCGGTCCCGCTCCTCGACGGTGATCTCACTCTCCACCCGGGCAAGATCGAATGTGGAGACCGGTGCTGCGACGTAAAACGGGATTTTATGGTGATGTGCGGCGACGGCGTGCATGTAGGTCCCGATCTTGTTGAAGACTGCATCCTTTGTGATCCGGTCCGCGCCGACGATGACGAGGTCAATCTTTCCCTTCCGCATCAGGTATGCCGCAGACGAGTCGGGGATGAGGGTTACGTCGATCCCGTCCCGGGCAAGTTCCCAGCAGGTGAGCCGGGAGCCCTGGTTCAATGGCCGGGTCTCGCAGGCAAACACTCGCACGTTCTTGCCGGCTGCGACGGCCGATCGGATCACCCCGAGCGCCGTCCCCCAGCACCGACAGGCGAGCGCCCCTGCGTTGCAGTGGGTGAGGACCGTGCAGTCGTCGGGAAAGAGGTCTTTGCCAAACCCACCGAGCCTCCGGCAGGTCAACTCGTCCTCTTCTGCAACTGCGTTCGCCTCGGCGACGGCGAGGGCCTTTGCCTCCGCAACCGTTCTGGCCATCGATACCTTCGCAAGAACGCGGTCGATTCCCCACGAGAGGTTGACCGCGGTCGGGCGGGTGCTTTTAAGGAAGTCTCCCGCCCGCCGGAGATCGTCGAGGAATCTTCCGAGATCCCCTTCGGTGCTCCGGACGGCTGCAAGCGCCATGCCCATCGCACCCGCGATGCCGAGGGCCGGGGCGCCCCGGATCTCAAGCCTCCTGATCGCGCGGGCGAGATCGTCGACGGTGGTGCACCGCATCAGTTCGTACCTGCCGGGAAGGAGGGTTTGATCTATGTATATGATGCACTCGCTCTCAGCATCCCACGCGATGGTGTAGGGCTCTCTCCTCTCTGACATGCTCATTCTGCCCTGATAACATCAAGATACGCCCGCATTGCAGCTGCTTCTCCCATGGCGACCGAGTCCGGGATATCCTTTGGTGAGGTGGCGGTTCCCGCCACGTAGATCCCTGGCTTTACCGTGAGCACGGGGCCGAGTTTCTGGTCGGCAACCCCGAAGAACCCGGACTCATCCATCGGGATGCCGAGCATCCGGGCAATCTCCTCGGCCCCGGAAGCAGGCTCGAGTCCGACCGAGAGGACCACCAGGTCCGGGTGGAACGTCTCCACTTCGCCGGTCTCGGTGTTCTCCGCGGTCATCATAAGATGATCGCCCTTTTCGAGCACCTCGCCGGGGAACCCGCGGACGAACCGGACCCCAAGCCTCTTCGCCCGCTCGTAGTACTCCTCGTAACCCTTGCCATACGCCCGGATGTCGTTATAGAAGATCGTGACCTCGATCTCGGGGTTCTTCTCGCGGATGAGCGTGGCGTTCTTCATCGCGTACATGCAGCAGACCCCCGAGCAGTAGGGGCGGCCGAGGGATAGGTCACGGGAGCCGACGCACTGGACGAACGCCACGCTCCGGGGAGGCTTGCCGTTCGAGAGCCTCTTGAGCTTGCCGCCCGTCGGACCGCTTGCGTTAATCATCCGTTCTAACTCAAGGCTCGTTATAACGTCGGGGATGGCAAGATAACGCAGTTGTGTCTTATTTCGTGCATCAAACGTCGTATACCCGGTGGTGACGATGATGCTTGCCACCTCGATCTCGATCAGCCGTTCCTCATCCTCGTGGAGGATTGCTCCCTTGCCGCAGACGTCGTAACAGAGGCCGCACTCGATGCAGTGTGCCTGGTCTTTGATGACGATATCGGGGACCGCCTGTGGGTGGGGCTTGTAGATTGCTTTCCGCACGCCAATCCCGGCGTCGAACCGGTTATAGACCTCGACCGGGCAGATCGCCGTGCAGTCCCCGCACCCGTTGCACTCTTCCTCGATGATGTAGCGGGGATGCTTCCTGACCCTGACCTGAAAGTTCCCAACCTCTCCTTCGACCGACTCGACCTCGGAGCAGGTGTGGATGGTGACGTTGGGGTGCCGTGCCACCTCGACCATCTTTGGAGAGAGGATACACATTGAGCAGTCGTTTGTGGGAAATGTCTTATCGAGTTGGGCCATATGGCCACCAATGGTCGGCTCACGCTCGATGAGATGGACGTGAATGTTGTGACCTGCAAGGTCGAGCGCTGCCTGGATGCCCGCGACCCCGGCCCCGATGACGACGACGTCAGTCATGGCGGTACCTCTCTGCAAGTTTGACGTATTCACGCGCGTTCTGGATGATGCTCTCCTGCTGCTCGGGGGTCGTCTCTCTGACCACTTTCCCCGGCACGCCGAGGACCAGCG is a genomic window of Methanoculleus thermophilus containing:
- a CDS encoding geranylgeranylglycerol-phosphate geranylgeranyltransferase, translating into MSATAFIRITRPHNAVVAGFTALIGYLVATGTLTPPSLLLAVVVTLITAAGNVVNDVYDLEIDRINRPDRPLPAGLITLSGAKAYAAVLFIGGLAAAALTTTLCFAIALVNSIILVGYAVWLKRTPGIGNVAVAYLTASVFLFGGAFEGIEGLIQNLSLATITFLATIAREILKDAEDVDGDAAGGARTLPMLVGVQWTGRLALACACGAVLVSILPFGDWWGLFYLIAIAIVDIVILFGAARGARCTTPACVRTSRATSILRAGMFAALAVFAVAAII
- a CDS encoding bactofilin family protein — translated: MKVYRHGDTYIAPKGSFFDGNVKIDGNFIVPPETHIWGNVVVAGRFELGPCSTVGGSIKAESIVVGHDAKIKGPVCVEKTATICDNARLHSIQAGGNIILRPGVNVGDVNSGETIFVFGKVGSVRLFGRAVKVYGT
- a CDS encoding CoB--CoM heterodisulfide reductase iron-sulfur subunit A family protein, whose protein sequence is MTDVVVIGAGVAGIQAALDLAGHNIHVHLIEREPTIGGHMAQLDKTFPTNDCSMCILSPKMVEVARHPNVTIHTCSEVESVEGEVGNFQVRVRKHPRYIIEEECNGCGDCTAICPVEVYNRFDAGIGVRKAIYKPHPQAVPDIVIKDQAHCIECGLCYDVCGKGAILHEDEERLIEIEVASIIVTTGYTTFDARNKTQLRYLAIPDVITSLELERMINASGPTGGKLKRLSNGKPPRSVAFVQCVGSRDLSLGRPYCSGVCCMYAMKNATLIREKNPEIEVTIFYNDIRAYGKGYEEYYERAKRLGVRFVRGFPGEVLEKGDHLMMTAENTETGEVETFHPDLVVLSVGLEPASGAEEIARMLGIPMDESGFFGVADQKLGPVLTVKPGIYVAGTATSPKDIPDSVAMGEAAAMRAYLDVIRAE
- the mtnA gene encoding S-methyl-5-thioribose-1-phosphate isomerase codes for the protein MSERREPYTIAWDAESECIIYIDQTLLPGRYELMRCTTVDDLARAIRRLEIRGAPALGIAGAMGMALAAVRSTEGDLGRFLDDLRRAGDFLKSTRPTAVNLSWGIDRVLAKVSMARTVAEAKALAVAEANAVAEEDELTCRRLGGFGKDLFPDDCTVLTHCNAGALACRCWGTALGVIRSAVAAGKNVRVFACETRPLNQGSRLTCWELARDGIDVTLIPDSSAAYLMRKGKIDLVIVGADRITKDAVFNKIGTYMHAVAAHHHKIPFYVAAPVSTFDLARVESEITVEERDRAELAYCGDRQLVPDDVRVLNYAFDATPLDLVDAIITEIGVLRPPYAKSFQFIETTRS
- a CDS encoding DUF116 domain-containing protein yields the protein MTLFESNLWIQLMTTIGEITFFLILGMLLAAIALAIIVTASITRGKSYLPQILIPGLVLLEGLVKAFCKLLGLDDRDLVTFFITLRNTMNTKAFSETPVNQRAVFLPQCLRSAQCPANLTPEGLKCRNCGRCAVGENTAWLEGLGYRVFIVPGSTFIKRMVKKYHPQAIIGVGCLTEVKDGIDMCDKIGITPMGVVNLKDGCVETIADWAAVRDVALLGLERVSGPVDLHGPSE